In Candidatus Dependentiae bacterium, the following are encoded in one genomic region:
- a CDS encoding rod shape-determining protein, which yields MFSIFSNDLAIDLGTANTVVYVRNKGIVLNEPSVVAVRSNTNHVLAAGKSAKNMLGKTPETIVACRPLRDGVIANFELTESMLRYFIRAVHNNRRTLVQPRMIIGVPSGITQVEKRAVKDSAKQAGARGEVYTIIEPMAAAIGAGLPVQDPSGSMIVDIGGGTTEVAVISLKSVVFCRSVRVGGDEMDRAIVQYVKRKYNLLIGERTAERIKIEIGAALLEGQNAKESVEVKGRDLVTGVPKTISLSAQEVNESLLETIASIIDVVRVALENTPPELSSDLVDKGIVMAGGGSMLKGLDNLISKETSLPVRVAEDPLFCVVRGVGKVLEELDFFKEALMD from the coding sequence TTGTTCAGCATTTTTTCTAATGATTTGGCTATCGATTTAGGGACTGCCAATACGGTGGTGTATGTGCGTAACAAAGGTATTGTGTTAAATGAACCTTCTGTTGTTGCTGTTAGATCAAATACAAATCATGTGTTAGCTGCAGGTAAAAGTGCAAAAAATATGCTTGGTAAAACTCCAGAAACAATTGTTGCGTGCCGTCCACTACGTGATGGGGTAATTGCAAATTTTGAATTAACAGAAAGTATGTTGCGTTACTTTATTCGTGCAGTGCACAATAATCGTAGAACATTGGTACAACCACGCATGATTATCGGTGTGCCCTCTGGCATTACACAGGTAGAAAAACGAGCAGTAAAGGATTCTGCAAAACAAGCGGGTGCGCGTGGTGAGGTGTATACTATTATTGAGCCAATGGCTGCAGCAATTGGTGCTGGGCTTCCGGTGCAAGATCCTTCTGGTAGTATGATTGTTGATATTGGTGGCGGAACGACGGAAGTTGCAGTAATTTCGTTAAAATCTGTTGTATTTTGTCGTTCAGTGCGTGTGGGCGGTGATGAGATGGATCGTGCTATTGTGCAATATGTGAAGCGAAAATATAACTTGTTAATTGGTGAACGTACTGCCGAACGAATCAAAATAGAAATTGGGGCTGCGTTGCTTGAGGGGCAAAATGCAAAAGAAAGCGTTGAAGTAAAAGGAAGAGATTTAGTGACTGGAGTACCAAAAACAATTTCCCTGAGTGCGCAAGAAGTTAATGAATCACTTCTGGAAACTATTGCGAGTATTATTGATGTCGTGCGTGTAGCACTAGAAAATACACCGCCTGAGCTCTCTTCGGATCTGGTTGATAAAGGGATTGTTATGGCTGGTGGTGGTTCTATGCTCAAGGGCCTAGATAATCTTATCTCGAAAGAGACGAGTTTACCGGTACGTGTTGCAGAGGATCCATTGTTTTGTGTTGTTCGCGGCGTTGGTAAAGTTTTAGAAGAATTGGATTTCTTCAAAGAAGCGTTAATGGATTAA
- a CDS encoding exonuclease SbcCD subunit D, translating into MIRFIHTADIHFGMENYGRIDPETGIHTRLLDFKRALDYCIDVGIAREVDFFLFAGDAYKTAHPTPTQQRLLIQCFLRLYKANIPVVIIIGNHDHPLSFGKAHSLDLFDTLPIDGFHVIAKPTTISLETKSGPVNIVGIPWPTRNTIALAKKNQYQTAAQITQYISDSVSTIIADMANKLDHSIPAVLASHLTVSTGIFSGSEKRAIYGNDPVLLPSQLAIPPFDYVALGHLHRYQNLNQKGYPAIVYSGSVERVDFGERREDKGFCLVSIKHKGDTHHEFIKTPQRPFIQIEVNLQPNKNQTQQVIDAIKKNDIKDAVLKILYHIPETEKDSIDLKMIQNFCRDAIYIVGVIPIRKLNSRNRRAVIKVDMKLSKLLDVYFDSKEKLKSRKKELIEKTLQIERELQQEK; encoded by the coding sequence ATGATACGTTTTATACACACAGCCGATATTCATTTTGGCATGGAAAATTATGGAAGGATTGATCCAGAGACAGGCATCCATACCCGTCTTTTAGATTTTAAGCGTGCACTCGATTATTGCATTGATGTCGGTATTGCACGCGAAGTTGATTTCTTTCTGTTCGCTGGTGATGCATACAAAACTGCGCATCCTACACCAACACAACAACGATTATTAATACAATGTTTTTTGCGATTGTATAAGGCCAACATCCCTGTTGTTATTATTATTGGTAATCATGACCATCCATTAAGTTTTGGCAAAGCACATAGTCTTGATTTGTTTGACACACTACCTATCGATGGTTTTCATGTTATTGCAAAACCAACAACAATTTCTTTGGAAACAAAAAGTGGTCCAGTCAATATTGTTGGTATTCCCTGGCCAACACGTAACACCATAGCACTAGCCAAAAAAAATCAATATCAAACTGCTGCGCAGATTACGCAATATATTTCTGATTCAGTCAGTACCATTATTGCTGATATGGCAAACAAACTGGACCACAGTATTCCTGCAGTACTGGCAAGTCACCTAACCGTAAGTACTGGCATTTTTTCAGGATCGGAAAAGCGTGCTATTTATGGCAATGATCCAGTCTTGCTCCCATCTCAACTTGCTATTCCACCATTTGATTACGTTGCACTGGGACATTTACACCGCTATCAAAATTTAAATCAAAAAGGGTATCCTGCAATTGTATATTCTGGTTCAGTTGAGCGTGTTGATTTTGGTGAACGTAGAGAAGATAAAGGTTTTTGTTTAGTCTCCATCAAGCATAAAGGTGACACACATCATGAATTTATCAAAACACCACAGCGGCCATTTATTCAAATTGAAGTCAACTTGCAACCAAATAAAAACCAAACACAACAAGTCATTGATGCCATTAAAAAAAATGATATCAAAGATGCTGTACTCAAAATTTTGTATCATATACCAGAAACAGAAAAGGATTCTATTGATTTGAAAATGATTCAAAATTTCTGCAGAGACGCAATCTATATTGTCGGCGTCATCCCTATTCGCAAACTCAACTCACGTAATCGCCGTGCAGTAATAAAGGTTGATATGAAATTATCAAAATTGCTTGACGTGTATTTTGATTCCAAAGAAAAGCTAAAAAGCAGAAAAAAAGAATTAATAGAAAAAACACTACAAATCGAACGCGAATTGCAGCAAGAAAAGTAA
- a CDS encoding ComF family protein: MLFSINKLKSIVGDSIDAFLLFVYPPYCAYCCIYLAMRTTLCSDCLVLIQPIVSTQIKITKKYTVKVLSAGVYKEPLRSLILAKCRSDIVVAQQLGQLIWDMTYIKDRKVDYFVPIPLHWSRYAWRGFNQSNEMANILSSNSGCAPVANILRRNKKTVFQSTLKGQGRIENVSDAFALKNIDYSLYSNKHIVLVDDLFTTGATLHAAARELIKFKPASIIAVVAGRVV, translated from the coding sequence ATGTTATTTTCAATTAATAAACTAAAAAGCATAGTTGGTGATAGTATAGATGCTTTTTTATTATTTGTGTACCCACCGTATTGTGCGTATTGTTGTATATATTTAGCAATGCGGACTACATTATGCAGTGATTGTCTTGTTCTTATTCAACCAATTGTTTCAACTCAAATAAAAATTACCAAAAAATATACAGTAAAGGTGTTATCTGCTGGTGTTTATAAAGAGCCATTGCGTTCATTAATTTTAGCAAAATGTAGATCAGATATAGTTGTTGCGCAACAATTAGGGCAGCTTATTTGGGATATGACATATATAAAAGATAGGAAAGTGGATTATTTTGTGCCAATTCCATTACATTGGAGCCGATATGCTTGGCGAGGTTTTAATCAATCAAACGAAATGGCAAATATTCTTTCCAGCAACAGCGGTTGTGCACCTGTTGCGAATATATTGAGACGAAATAAAAAGACTGTATTTCAATCAACGCTAAAAGGGCAAGGGCGTATAGAAAACGTGAGTGATGCATTTGCTCTCAAAAACATTGACTATAGCTTATATAGCAACAAACACATTGTATTAGTAGATGATTTATTTACAACTGGAGCTACATTGCATGCGGCTGCAAGAGAACTTATCAAATTTAAACCAGCATCTATTATTGCTGTTGTTGCAGGCAGAGTTGTGTAA
- the uppS gene encoding di-trans,poly-cis-decaprenylcistransferase — protein MIKHLACIMDGNRRWAKKQNRVPWYGHKEGVEAVKKVIQFCLEKEISHLSLYTFSLENFKRSVTEKKYLFQLLVKEAHDGVQEFVEKGIRVRFIGDRLLFPSSTISACKAVEEKTAHLNTLSLNFLFCYGAQQEIIGGVKKIIKQVQAGVLSPDDIDESVFKKYLWLGDIPEPDLILRTGGVKRLSNFLLYQAAYSEFYFLDCLWPEITMHHLITMVNEFTGRQRNFGT, from the coding sequence ATGATTAAACACTTGGCCTGTATAATGGATGGTAACCGTCGTTGGGCAAAAAAACAAAATAGAGTTCCATGGTATGGTCATAAAGAAGGTGTTGAAGCAGTCAAAAAAGTGATTCAGTTTTGTCTAGAAAAGGAAATTTCCCACCTTTCTCTTTATACATTTTCGCTAGAAAATTTTAAACGTTCGGTAACAGAAAAAAAATATTTATTCCAACTTTTGGTAAAAGAAGCACATGATGGTGTTCAAGAATTTGTGGAGAAAGGAATTCGAGTTCGTTTTATTGGGGATCGTTTACTTTTTCCATCTTCGACGATTTCTGCATGTAAAGCAGTTGAAGAAAAAACAGCGCATCTAAATACCCTAAGCTTAAACTTTTTATTTTGTTATGGTGCTCAACAAGAGATTATTGGCGGTGTGAAAAAGATTATTAAGCAGGTGCAGGCCGGGGTACTATCTCCAGATGATATTGATGAATCAGTTTTTAAAAAATATTTGTGGCTTGGTGATATTCCCGAACCTGATTTAATTTTACGTACTGGTGGTGTAAAACGTTTGAGTAATTTCTTACTCTATCAGGCAGCGTACAGTGAATTTTATTTTTTAGATTGTTTGTGGCCAGAAATAACAATGCATCATTTGATTACTATGGTTAATGAGTTTACTGGCCGTCAAAGAAATTTTGGAACATGA
- a CDS encoding TIGR00730 family Rossman fold protein has product MFSKRLFAWLVLFFSHLHVFFQLMYGAWKILNIPKPMVSIFGGSRLNQDDPYAVKAHEFAQRLVNADISVVTGGGPGVMEAASCGAMVKQTGKKARSVGISVKDLNEGRNPCVQDYIELNYFFARKWLLTHYSAAFIVFPGGFGTLDELAEVLTLIQTKEISRVPIFLIGVEYWDDFMVWVKKEALEHGLIDKEDLNLFTLTDDLEKAFCSVRNKCKMV; this is encoded by the coding sequence ATGTTTTCTAAAAGGCTTTTTGCATGGTTAGTATTATTTTTTAGTCATTTACATGTTTTTTTTCAGTTGATGTATGGTGCCTGGAAGATTCTTAATATTCCTAAACCGATGGTTTCTATTTTTGGTGGTTCACGTTTGAATCAAGATGATCCATATGCTGTTAAAGCGCATGAATTCGCTCAACGATTAGTTAATGCTGATATTTCAGTAGTAACTGGTGGTGGACCTGGCGTCATGGAAGCAGCAAGTTGTGGAGCGATGGTTAAACAGACGGGAAAAAAAGCACGATCTGTTGGTATTAGTGTTAAAGACTTAAACGAGGGTCGCAATCCGTGTGTGCAGGATTATATTGAACTTAATTATTTTTTTGCTAGAAAGTGGTTGTTAACGCATTATTCAGCAGCATTTATTGTTTTTCCTGGTGGTTTTGGCACATTGGATGAACTTGCAGAAGTACTTACACTTATTCAAACAAAAGAAATATCACGTGTTCCTATTTTTTTAATTGGTGTTGAATATTGGGATGATTTTATGGTGTGGGTCAAAAAAGAAGCACTTGAGCACGGCCTGATTGATAAAGAAGATTTAAATTTATTTACTTTAACTGATGACCTTGAAAAAGCGTTTTGCTCTGTACGAAATAAATGTAAAATGGTTTGA
- the rsmA gene encoding ribosomal RNA small subunit methyltransferase A: MAKTKNIRIKKKYGQHFLRSTSVLRTIFDAVDLNDKSSVFEIGCGDGFLTQAILEHSCARLWVFEIDPEWANFVKKNIRDSRLTIFLENILDVDFIQFEKYKPWILLANLPYQITFPILHLLQLNRALLEEGVIMVQEEVAQKIVKTGGRGYGFLSLFFQHYFEWQLLDKIPPSAFLPPPKVYSRLMYFKPKQEVQYIPEEQKFWKFIKMCFRQPRRTLRNNLQQAHFDLSKLSDEQLVLRAQQMNMNDLLGIWDAVRK; this comes from the coding sequence GTGGCCAAGACAAAGAATATTAGAATCAAAAAAAAATATGGACAACATTTTTTGCGCAGTACATCTGTGCTGCGCACTATTTTTGATGCAGTTGATTTAAATGATAAAAGCTCAGTTTTTGAAATTGGCTGTGGTGATGGTTTTTTAACACAAGCAATTCTTGAGCATTCGTGTGCGCGGTTATGGGTTTTTGAAATTGATCCAGAATGGGCGAACTTTGTTAAAAAGAATATTAGAGATTCACGTCTGACTATTTTTTTAGAAAATATTTTGGATGTTGATTTTATTCAATTTGAAAAATATAAGCCGTGGATATTGCTTGCAAATTTGCCATATCAAATTACTTTTCCGATTTTACACCTTTTACAACTTAATCGCGCATTGCTCGAGGAGGGCGTGATCATGGTTCAAGAAGAAGTAGCACAAAAAATTGTCAAAACAGGTGGGCGAGGTTATGGATTTCTATCACTTTTTTTTCAACATTATTTTGAATGGCAATTACTTGATAAAATTCCGCCATCGGCATTTTTACCGCCGCCAAAAGTATACTCTCGTTTGATGTATTTTAAGCCTAAACAAGAAGTGCAGTATATACCAGAGGAGCAGAAATTTTGGAAGTTCATTAAAATGTGTTTCAGGCAGCCGCGTCGTACGCTGAGAAATAATTTACAACAAGCACATTTTGATTTGAGTAAACTTTCTGATGAACAGCTTGTGTTACGTGCTCAACAAATGAATATGAATGACTTATTGGGTATTTGGGATGCAGTAAGGAAATAA
- the glmU gene encoding bifunctional UDP-N-acetylglucosamine diphosphorylase/glucosamine-1-phosphate N-acetyltransferase GlmU, with translation MQKLQAIVLAAGKSIRFKTGKSKLLERICGQEMITYPIKVLSQLNIDITTVVGYEKEKIQEILQTASNTYIQFITQEKQLGTGHALKCTKQLWNKEYILVLNGDIPLITKDIIKKLYDKHIETKAAISFVIAHNPDPSMKSYGRIVKTQNTIQIVEARHFSGDTHEHCCINAGIYIISKDFLLKSIDDIEENRSVKEFYLTDLIKIASDHNKTISTLSAPFDRIRGVNTHEELWAVEQIQRSDLVRYWMERGVRFSVAQNVHVDLDITIGSGTYIGCGIHLLKGTTIGSNCIVEEFTSLESVILGNNVRVKPFCVIKNSIIENDTVVGPFAHIKENTTIGQASIIGNFVEVTRSTIGANTKAKHLTYIGDATIGNNVNIGAGTIFCNHNGTTKNKTVVKDGSYIGSNNTLLAPITVEKNAFTAAGSVITNTVPENALAIARNRQINKEGYAQKLREKYTHESQSDKKDSLSFTGAKKTNLKNSAAY, from the coding sequence ATGCAAAAACTACAAGCAATTGTTCTTGCTGCTGGTAAATCCATCCGTTTTAAAACAGGAAAAAGTAAGCTGCTAGAAAGAATCTGTGGTCAAGAGATGATTACTTACCCAATTAAAGTACTCTCTCAGTTGAATATTGATATAACAACTGTTGTAGGTTATGAAAAAGAAAAAATACAAGAAATTCTACAAACAGCCAGTAATACTTACATACAATTTATCACACAAGAAAAACAGCTTGGTACCGGGCATGCACTGAAGTGCACCAAGCAATTGTGGAACAAAGAATACATATTAGTGCTCAATGGTGATATTCCACTTATTACTAAAGATATTATTAAAAAATTATATGATAAACATATAGAAACAAAAGCTGCCATTAGCTTTGTAATCGCACATAATCCAGATCCTTCGATGAAGAGTTATGGTAGAATTGTCAAAACACAAAATACAATACAAATCGTAGAAGCACGCCATTTTTCAGGCGATACACACGAGCATTGTTGCATCAATGCCGGTATTTATATCATCTCAAAAGATTTCTTACTAAAAAGCATTGATGATATTGAAGAAAATAGATCTGTTAAAGAATTTTATCTAACTGATTTAATCAAAATTGCAAGTGATCACAATAAAACAATATCGACACTTTCAGCACCATTTGATCGAATTCGCGGTGTAAATACACACGAAGAACTCTGGGCGGTAGAGCAAATTCAACGCTCAGACTTAGTTCGCTACTGGATGGAACGTGGTGTACGTTTTTCTGTTGCACAAAATGTGCATGTTGATTTAGATATAACTATTGGATCTGGTACCTATATTGGATGCGGTATACATTTACTTAAAGGTACAACAATTGGATCAAATTGTATCGTTGAAGAGTTTACCTCGCTCGAAAGCGTCATACTTGGCAACAATGTTAGAGTAAAACCATTTTGTGTTATTAAAAACTCAATCATTGAAAATGATACAGTAGTTGGACCATTTGCGCACATTAAAGAGAACACAACCATCGGGCAAGCAAGTATCATAGGCAATTTTGTTGAAGTAACACGTTCAACTATTGGTGCAAACACAAAAGCAAAGCATTTAACCTATATTGGTGACGCAACTATTGGCAATAATGTTAACATTGGTGCTGGAACTATTTTTTGCAATCATAACGGTACAACTAAAAACAAAACCGTTGTTAAAGATGGCTCATATATTGGCAGCAATAATACATTATTAGCCCCCATTACGGTAGAAAAGAATGCATTTACTGCGGCAGGCTCAGTCATCACCAACACAGTACCAGAAAACGCGCTTGCCATTGCACGCAACCGGCAAATAAATAAAGAAGGTTATGCGCAAAAATTACGCGAAAAATATACACATGAAAGCCAATCTGATAAAAAAGACTCACTTTCTTTTACTGGTGCAAAAAAAACAAATTTAAAAAACAGTGCTGCATACTAA
- a CDS encoding copper-translocating P-type ATPase, whose amino-acid sequence MNEKEKNLEVEHKHEIDIIRFRVIVSTILSSLLIIGAMLPWAPTFLKNRWVMWLLATPVQFWIGWYFYSSAWYGLKSRRTNMNTLIALGTSVAYFYSVFVVFFFDYLKKITLPTHVYFETSATIITFILLGSYLEVRAKGRASVAIKKLINLQPKQATVERDDEWITVPAERVKVDDILLIKPGEKIPVDGFIISGSSTIDESMVTGESMPVIKKEGETVVGATISITGSFQMRATKIGKDTTLAHIIRLVRQAQMSRAPVQKIVDKVSSIFIPIVIVLSILTFFVWFFVGPQPPFLYALLRTVSVLIVACPCALGLATPTSIMVGMDRGAQEGILIKDVQTLEVAGKIDCIIFDKTGTLTQGKPSVHEFTFVEQNAKKQAEYSSLIFAVEQRSNHPVSQAVFQFLEKNAKKKNKHVIKNFESISGFGVRAHIDNQEMLIGSRKLMEMEEVTLAREVDTCEADWLERSMSVSFVAIEKELVAYFCVADMPRPEAKKIVAWLKQQNIQPVMITGDNERAARAVAQDIGIEHFYARVLPVDKEKKVRELQQKGYTVAMVGDGINDAPALAAADVGIAVGSGTDVALETAGTALLRTDMMVIKKLIMLSRATMRNIRQNLVWAFGYNILLIPIAMGVLYPLFGITINPMFAGASMVLSSLSVVLNALRLKRKKL is encoded by the coding sequence GTGAATGAAAAAGAAAAAAATTTAGAGGTTGAGCATAAACATGAGATTGACATTATCCGTTTTAGAGTAATTGTAAGTACAATTTTATCGAGTTTGTTAATAATTGGTGCAATGCTACCATGGGCACCGACGTTCTTAAAAAATCGTTGGGTTATGTGGTTGTTAGCAACACCAGTACAATTTTGGATAGGATGGTATTTTTACTCAAGCGCGTGGTATGGGCTGAAAAGCAGGCGTACTAACATGAATACATTGATTGCCCTTGGAACCTCTGTTGCATATTTTTATTCTGTTTTTGTGGTATTTTTTTTTGATTACCTAAAAAAAATTACATTGCCGACACATGTATATTTTGAGACATCAGCAACTATTATTACTTTTATTTTATTAGGTAGCTATTTAGAAGTTCGTGCAAAAGGACGTGCATCTGTTGCAATAAAAAAATTAATTAATTTGCAGCCAAAGCAAGCTACTGTTGAGCGGGATGATGAATGGATAACTGTACCTGCTGAGCGTGTAAAAGTAGATGATATACTTTTGATCAAACCAGGAGAAAAAATTCCGGTTGATGGTTTCATTATTTCCGGTTCATCAACTATTGATGAAAGTATGGTAACTGGAGAAAGTATGCCAGTGATCAAAAAAGAGGGTGAAACGGTAGTTGGCGCAACGATAAGCATAACTGGTTCGTTTCAAATGCGTGCAACAAAAATTGGTAAAGATACTACGCTTGCTCATATTATTCGGTTGGTTAGACAAGCACAAATGTCTCGAGCGCCAGTACAAAAAATTGTAGACAAAGTTTCTAGCATTTTTATACCAATTGTTATTGTACTTTCTATATTGACTTTTTTTGTATGGTTTTTTGTAGGACCACAACCACCATTTTTATATGCATTGCTTAGGACGGTATCTGTTTTAATTGTAGCGTGTCCATGTGCACTTGGCCTTGCTACACCAACATCTATCATGGTTGGCATGGATCGAGGTGCACAAGAGGGTATTTTGATCAAAGATGTGCAAACATTAGAGGTTGCCGGTAAAATTGATTGTATAATTTTTGACAAAACAGGAACCTTAACTCAAGGCAAGCCATCAGTTCATGAATTTACTTTTGTGGAGCAAAATGCAAAAAAACAAGCGGAGTATTCTTCTTTAATTTTTGCTGTGGAGCAACGCTCTAATCATCCAGTTTCTCAGGCAGTTTTTCAATTTTTAGAAAAAAATGCCAAGAAAAAAAATAAACATGTTATAAAAAATTTTGAAAGTATTTCAGGTTTTGGTGTGAGAGCTCACATAGATAATCAAGAAATGTTAATTGGTTCACGCAAATTGATGGAAATGGAAGAAGTTACATTAGCACGCGAGGTTGATACATGTGAGGCTGATTGGTTAGAAAGATCGATGAGTGTCTCATTTGTAGCAATAGAAAAAGAACTAGTTGCGTATTTTTGTGTAGCAGATATGCCTCGCCCTGAGGCAAAAAAGATTGTTGCATGGTTGAAACAACAAAACATACAGCCGGTTATGATTACGGGAGATAATGAAAGGGCTGCTCGTGCTGTTGCCCAAGATATTGGTATTGAACATTTTTATGCAAGAGTTTTGCCTGTAGATAAAGAAAAAAAAGTGCGGGAACTTCAGCAAAAAGGATATACGGTTGCAATGGTTGGTGATGGCATTAATGATGCGCCAGCACTTGCAGCTGCAGATGTTGGTATTGCAGTTGGTAGTGGTACAGATGTTGCATTAGAAACTGCAGGTACCGCATTATTACGAACAGATATGATGGTGATAAAAAAGTTGATTATGCTTTCTCGTGCAACTATGCGTAATATTAGACAAAACCTAGTATGGGCATTTGGTTATAATATTTTGTTAATTCCAATAGCCATGGGAGTATTATATCCATTGTTTGGCATTACGATTAATCCAATGTTTGCAGGTGCTTCTATGGTACTTTCCAGTTTGTCAGTTGTGTTAAATGCATTACGATTAAAACGAAAAAAGTTATAA
- a CDS encoding TIGR00730 family Rossman fold protein, which translates to MPSCFKDGLFLWMSCFRSSIQLVHGVCLLSKIRVPIVTVFGGSRVEQNNIYAQQAYELGKKLVESNMAVLTGGGPGIMLAANCGAMHMGNIKEKKSLWSVGIGLKGVDEHFHNPCARFIRVDSFATRKYLLMYHSIGFIALPGGIGTADEVFDVFDRLKHEKIQRKPIIFVGKKYWQPLFDWLENTMVAQHYATETSKHFFVLTDSIDEAVALMKQRLPLKLFASN; encoded by the coding sequence ATGCCTTCCTGCTTTAAAGATGGTCTATTTTTGTGGATGAGTTGCTTTAGATCGAGTATACAGCTGGTTCATGGCGTGTGTCTTCTGTCTAAAATTAGGGTGCCAATTGTTACCGTATTTGGTGGCTCGCGTGTTGAACAAAATAATATATATGCACAACAAGCATATGAGCTTGGTAAAAAGTTAGTTGAATCAAACATGGCGGTTTTGACTGGTGGTGGTCCTGGTATTATGTTGGCCGCAAATTGCGGTGCGATGCATATGGGTAATATCAAAGAAAAAAAATCTTTGTGGTCTGTAGGTATTGGGTTAAAAGGAGTTGATGAGCATTTTCATAATCCATGTGCGCGATTTATCAGAGTTGATTCTTTTGCTACAAGAAAATATTTGCTTATGTATCATTCAATTGGTTTTATTGCACTACCGGGTGGTATTGGTACTGCAGATGAAGTTTTTGATGTATTTGATCGTTTAAAGCATGAGAAAATTCAGCGCAAACCAATAATTTTTGTTGGTAAAAAATATTGGCAGCCATTGTTTGATTGGCTAGAGAATACGATGGTTGCTCAGCATTATGCAACAGAAACAAGTAAACATTTCTTTGTGTTGACTGATTCTATTGATGAAGCGGTTGCGCTGATGAAACAGAGATTACCGTTAAAACTTTTTGCTTCCAATTAA
- a CDS encoding sodium:solute symporter family protein — MSMTLFLTVFSGLSIIYLLLGYFASRNIKTTNDYFLAGRDLGIASVTFTLIATQLGGGMLLGTSQEAHSVGLYGILYTLGMGFGFLILGLGFAQKLRSLNVATTAELFETRYGSPILKKFASILSIVTLCGILIAQIVAVKGLLVGLGITNEFLFIAFWVFVILYTMLGGLKAVVITDIFQVLYIIFLFGFIFLYSLWQEPSNFFTLANIGQAQSMFGTTAITMSSFTGTLLMPALFSLIEQDLAQRFFAARTTRIAAISALLSSCFLLLFSLVPIYFGMKAQLLGITLPDSASPLLPVIEFLTNNIISSLALCGVIAAITSTADSLLCAISSNIAQDFDFPFIDNKNKLWLSQAITLITGCVAVAASYFVPQNIISILIGSYEVSVSCLLVPLLFCYFKTRVKKQAAVGAIVFGLAGFVLFRILPLPQSIPRELATLALSVIGYLIGSKKF; from the coding sequence ATGAGTATGACATTATTTTTAACTGTATTTTCTGGCCTAAGTATTATCTATTTACTGCTAGGCTATTTTGCTTCTCGTAACATCAAAACAACCAACGATTACTTCCTTGCAGGCAGAGATCTAGGTATCGCCTCAGTCACGTTCACTTTGATTGCTACACAACTTGGTGGTGGCATGCTTTTGGGTACATCACAGGAGGCACACAGCGTTGGACTTTACGGTATTTTATACACACTTGGCATGGGGTTCGGTTTTCTAATTCTTGGACTTGGTTTTGCGCAAAAATTACGCTCGCTCAATGTAGCAACAACTGCCGAACTTTTTGAAACAAGGTATGGCTCACCAATACTCAAAAAGTTTGCATCGATTCTTTCCATTGTAACATTATGCGGTATTCTAATCGCTCAGATTGTTGCAGTAAAAGGGCTACTTGTTGGACTTGGCATCACAAACGAATTTCTTTTTATAGCATTTTGGGTATTTGTTATTTTATATACTATGCTTGGTGGCCTCAAGGCAGTCGTCATTACAGATATATTTCAAGTTTTATATATTATTTTTCTTTTTGGCTTCATCTTTCTGTACAGCTTATGGCAAGAGCCAAGCAACTTTTTTACACTTGCAAATATTGGACAAGCACAATCGATGTTTGGCACAACTGCTATTACTATGAGTAGTTTTACTGGTACATTACTAATGCCCGCTTTATTTTCATTAATTGAACAAGATTTGGCACAGCGCTTCTTTGCTGCACGTACCACGCGTATTGCAGCTATCTCTGCACTTCTTTCTAGTTGTTTTTTATTGTTATTTTCTTTAGTCCCTATTTATTTCGGCATGAAGGCACAACTTCTTGGTATCACTCTGCCAGATAGCGCAAGCCCATTATTACCTGTGATAGAATTTTTAACAAACAACATTATTTCTTCACTCGCGTTGTGTGGTGTTATCGCAGCAATAACCTCTACTGCAGACTCTTTGCTGTGTGCCATTAGTTCTAACATTGCACAAGACTTTGATTTCCCGTTTATTGATAATAAAAATAAACTATGGCTCTCACAAGCTATTACACTCATAACCGGTTGCGTTGCTGTTGCTGCCTCGTATTTTGTACCACAAAATATTATTAGTATTTTGATTGGCAGCTATGAGGTTTCAGTCTCATGTTTGCTAGTCCCCCTTTTATTTTGCTACTTCAAAACTCGCGTTAAAAAGCAAGCAGCAGTTGGTGCAATTGTTTTTGGATTAGCGGGTTTTGTTCTATTTAGAATACTCCCATTACCACAAAGCATACCCCGTGAATTAGCAACACTAGCTCTTTCAGTCATTGGCTATTTAATTGGAAGCAAAAAGTTTTAA